In Caldisphaera lagunensis DSM 15908, a single genomic region encodes these proteins:
- a CDS encoding ABC transporter substrate-binding protein: MAMPIEVGYSWNRKSISRSLIVLLIILVVVVIGILFSFYYYRSISSKSTSSTSTQTQSTLNSLKPASPASLTVIADNPISVFLPGYTSSKGSYALIYVGNGSVLNSTSNYVNVLYKYPGMYMLYYEVYQNGLIYGSSSSNLITLVVTPNIPLNLSQYLTVPTITFNITRNPTAPIFSTGQTVYLSGGFLQPPSGQNMTIYEYVWNFGNGQTMTVMANQTTLLPEENPVNVTYSSPGLYAVSLTVITKNVSSGKTYNYTTYQTIAVSNNSLMFKIFSSNLNIPNPGTIIVAENVPGGPYSFDADIDLEVVGEEIIRNIYSTLVIYNGSSTSKFLPMAAEYIPTVGNWSQRYVYGGIAPNYSMYTFKIRPNLRAANGDNLTAYDVWYSIIRSLLCSGGVPPTPGYALAQYLIPNYSEFMPIVTSPNDTNGFNEIMNSVFYNNDTNTVTFNLTERVNPQLFFSILTESEASVYDAKWLEQVGDGINFTPAGFYAYEQTCNGGNYNTQVQWNPMSTAPYMIKSYTPGESIVLSPNPYWPTNIPDIPKPNDTVIIYWVKDPNTAYEMLASGQADILTNIPSSYTPSILNLESEGLATIYVYPTFSENFFAYTLNVNTSMLKSINPQYNIPSYYFANPLVRKAFAYAFNYTEYLNSIVGNEKYHIDFGNAYCGILIQGLDYYIPPTELTGCPTFNLTYAKQLMEESGFYNITVYFPIFVSSGDTVDFTAASMWAQALHNIDPNINAVPLYMPFVTMYAYDSIYGQNPMPIFYMGWSPGTPTALEFAQGMIEEGGPYAAPDGFNSTYLSQLSNYFASQNNTYLANLFANESNEYSLLNNLTLQAMKAEVAGNTSEAMQLYKEVDQLTINLYMYVYTIQPTNMWVIKPYIHGYNNQISWEENPLTNAATDSVYWWWEK; the protein is encoded by the coding sequence ATGGCGATGCCTATTGAAGTAGGTTATTCGTGGAATAGGAAATCAATCTCTAGGTCTCTTATTGTATTATTAATTATATTGGTTGTGGTTGTTATAGGAATACTATTTAGTTTTTACTATTATAGATCAATATCGAGTAAAAGCACATCATCAACATCAACTCAAACTCAATCCACATTAAATTCATTAAAACCAGCATCTCCTGCATCTTTAACAGTTATAGCAGATAATCCAATAAGCGTTTTCTTACCTGGGTATACAAGCTCTAAAGGAAGCTATGCTTTAATATATGTTGGTAATGGGAGCGTTTTGAATTCAACTAGCAATTATGTAAATGTATTATATAAATATCCAGGTATGTATATGCTTTACTATGAAGTATATCAAAACGGTTTAATCTATGGTAGTTCATCAAGCAATCTCATTACATTAGTTGTTACTCCTAATATACCATTAAACTTATCCCAATACCTTACAGTTCCAACAATTACATTTAACATAACAAGAAATCCAACAGCACCAATTTTCTCAACAGGCCAAACAGTTTATTTATCAGGAGGATTTTTGCAACCACCATCTGGTCAAAACATGACTATATATGAATATGTATGGAACTTTGGTAATGGTCAAACTATGACTGTTATGGCAAACCAAACAACATTATTACCTGAAGAAAACCCAGTTAATGTAACTTATTCTTCACCAGGATTATATGCTGTATCATTAACAGTAATAACTAAAAACGTTTCATCTGGGAAAACATATAACTATACAACATATCAAACTATTGCAGTATCTAATAATAGTTTAATGTTTAAAATATTCTCATCTAATCTAAACATACCTAACCCAGGTACAATAATTGTTGCAGAAAATGTTCCAGGAGGTCCATATAGCTTTGATGCAGATATAGATTTAGAGGTTGTTGGTGAAGAAATAATAAGGAATATCTATTCTACTTTGGTTATATATAATGGCTCTAGTACATCAAAATTCTTGCCTATGGCAGCAGAGTATATACCAACTGTTGGTAATTGGTCTCAAAGATATGTTTATGGAGGAATAGCCCCCAACTATTCTATGTACACATTTAAAATAAGACCAAATTTGAGAGCAGCAAATGGAGATAATTTAACTGCATATGATGTCTGGTACTCAATAATAAGATCCCTTCTTTGCTCTGGAGGTGTACCACCTACACCAGGATATGCGTTAGCACAATACTTAATACCAAATTATAGTGAATTCATGCCAATTGTAACCTCTCCTAATGATACCAATGGATTTAATGAGATAATGAATTCTGTGTTTTATAATAATGATACTAATACTGTTACGTTTAATTTAACAGAAAGAGTAAATCCTCAACTTTTCTTTAGTATATTAACAGAATCGGAAGCATCGGTATATGATGCTAAATGGTTAGAACAAGTTGGGGATGGCATTAATTTCACACCAGCTGGATTTTATGCATATGAACAAACATGCAATGGTGGGAATTATAATACACAAGTACAATGGAATCCTATGTCTACCGCACCATACATGATCAAATCTTATACTCCTGGAGAAAGCATTGTTTTATCACCAAATCCATATTGGCCTACAAATATACCCGATATACCTAAACCAAATGATACTGTTATAATATATTGGGTTAAAGATCCAAACACTGCATATGAAATGCTTGCATCTGGCCAAGCTGATATATTGACTAACATACCTTCAAGCTATACACCTTCTATTTTAAACCTTGAATCTGAAGGTTTAGCAACCATTTATGTATATCCCACCTTTAGTGAAAACTTCTTTGCATATACATTAAATGTTAACACTTCTATGCTAAAAAGTATTAATCCTCAATACAATATTCCATCATACTACTTTGCAAACCCATTGGTTAGGAAAGCATTTGCATATGCATTTAACTATACGGAATATCTAAATAGCATCGTAGGAAACGAAAAATACCATATAGACTTTGGTAATGCTTATTGTGGCATATTAATACAAGGTCTTGATTATTACATTCCACCAACAGAGCTAACAGGTTGTCCAACATTTAACTTAACATATGCTAAACAATTAATGGAAGAATCTGGATTTTATAACATAACCGTATACTTCCCAATTTTTGTATCAAGTGGTGATACTGTTGATTTCACGGCAGCATCAATGTGGGCACAAGCATTGCATAATATTGATCCAAACATAAATGCTGTTCCTTTATATATGCCATTTGTTACAATGTATGCATATGATTCTATATACGGCCAAAATCCAATGCCAATTTTCTATATGGGATGGTCGCCAGGCACTCCTACAGCTCTTGAATTCGCCCAAGGAATGATAGAAGAAGGAGGTCCTTATGCTGCCCCAGATGGATTTAATTCAACATATTTGAGTCAATTAAGTAACTATTTCGCTTCTCAAAACAATACGTATTTGGCAAATCTTTTTGCAAATGAAAGTAATGAATATTCTTTATTGAATAATTTAACACTGCAAGCAATGAAAGCTGAGGTTGCTGGTAATACAAGTGAAGCCATGCAGTTATATAAAGAAGTCGATCAATTAACGATCAATTTATATATGTATGTTTACACAATTCAACCTACAAATATGTGGGTTATAAAACCATATATACATGGTTATAACAATCAAATATCATGGGAAGAAAATCCATTAACAAATGCTGCCACCGATTCAGTTTATTGGTGGTGGGAAAAATAG
- a CDS encoding aconitase X swivel domain-containing protein, protein MREITGRALIKGEAEGEALVIQEISFYGDINPNNGNLVDGRNVKDKILVAYKPRGSTVGSYIIYALKENGFAPKAIIMAKSEPIIIAGCALSNIPLIDNIDINVLKDIKDGDKIIVKGNKIILLDK, encoded by the coding sequence ATGAGGGAAATAACTGGAAGGGCTTTAATAAAAGGTGAAGCTGAAGGGGAAGCCTTAGTTATACAAGAGATCAGTTTTTATGGAGATATTAACCCAAACAATGGTAATCTAGTTGATGGAAGAAATGTGAAAGATAAAATATTAGTTGCATATAAGCCAAGGGGAAGCACTGTTGGTTCTTATATTATATATGCTTTAAAGGAAAATGGTTTTGCACCAAAAGCAATTATCATGGCTAAATCTGAACCCATAATAATTGCAGGCTGTGCCTTGTCTAACATACCCTTAATTGATAATATAGATATTAATGTTTTAAAAGATATAAAGGATGGAGATAAAATAATTGTGAAAGGAAATAAAATAATTCTTTTAGATAAATAA
- a CDS encoding aconitase X catalytic domain-containing protein, translated as MYLTKEEEKMLNGDYGWAVSKALKVIVSIGESLNAEKLINISHAHISGVSYGNIGDPGRKLIKEFADSGVKFSVKTTVNPIGYDTIDYDAIPLTKIDRNYLKGQEDILMSLKKMGANLSLSCTPYYLPEVIDIKEGSSVAWGESNAVVYGNSVLGIKTNREGGPISLMAAITGKTYYYGLHIDENRIPSIRYIIRRPDDYELNEVRIGIIGEIISKAHNDERPPYLDEYISNETIIKELSASLGAAGNIAMIVIKGVTKQKIDENKLKETFTIDYKDIKTREDELMPSKTPDIIYFGCPHANKDEIEKIANQLKEFEKINSQIIITTSREQISKVSKETLSILKEKNVKLIGDTCLIVSPFGYRGLNIATNSYKAYFYLSKKGINVSLISINNLKEVLKL; from the coding sequence ATGTATTTAACAAAAGAAGAAGAAAAGATGCTTAATGGAGATTATGGATGGGCAGTATCTAAGGCATTAAAAGTTATAGTATCTATTGGAGAATCATTAAATGCTGAAAAACTCATTAATATTTCTCATGCTCATATATCAGGAGTTTCTTATGGTAATATAGGAGATCCAGGAAGAAAATTAATAAAGGAATTTGCAGATTCTGGCGTTAAATTCTCAGTAAAGACAACAGTTAACCCAATTGGCTATGATACTATAGACTATGATGCAATACCACTTACAAAAATTGATAGAAATTATCTTAAGGGTCAAGAAGATATATTAATGTCATTGAAGAAAATGGGTGCAAATCTTTCTTTATCCTGCACCCCATATTATTTACCAGAAGTGATTGATATTAAAGAAGGGAGTAGTGTTGCTTGGGGAGAGTCTAATGCTGTTGTTTATGGCAATAGTGTTTTAGGAATTAAAACAAATAGAGAAGGTGGGCCCATTTCTTTAATGGCAGCAATAACTGGGAAAACATATTATTATGGACTCCATATAGATGAAAATAGGATACCTAGCATAAGATATATAATAAGAAGACCAGATGATTATGAATTAAATGAAGTTAGAATAGGTATAATAGGAGAAATAATATCAAAAGCTCACAATGATGAAAGACCACCATACCTAGATGAATATATAAGTAACGAAACAATTATCAAAGAATTATCTGCTTCCTTGGGGGCAGCAGGAAACATAGCTATGATAGTTATTAAAGGTGTAACAAAACAAAAAATTGATGAAAACAAACTAAAAGAAACATTTACCATAGATTATAAAGACATAAAAACTAGAGAAGATGAATTAATGCCTTCCAAAACGCCAGATATCATATATTTTGGATGCCCTCATGCAAACAAAGATGAAATTGAAAAAATTGCAAATCAATTAAAGGAATTTGAAAAAATTAATTCCCAAATAATAATTACTACATCGAGAGAACAAATTTCAAAGGTGAGCAAAGAGACTTTAAGTATACTTAAAGAAAAAAATGTAAAGCTTATTGGAGATACATGTTTAATTGTAAGCCCATTTGGATATAGAGGATTAAACATAGCAACTAATAGCTATAAGGCGTATTTTTATTTATCTAAAAAGGGTATAAATGTTTCATTAATATCAATTAACAACTTGAAAGAGGTATTAAAATTATGA
- a CDS encoding PolB1-binding protein PBP2 family protein — MAEQWLIDSSKIIEKARNLSEVEKKVFKYFLESISVGDLRAIMELEKKGIKDPRSVIENLILMGLIERGNYCYNLPYPLRVYISKQGIPEI, encoded by the coding sequence ATGGCAGAACAATGGTTAATAGATTCTTCAAAAATAATAGAAAAAGCAAGGAATTTATCTGAAGTAGAGAAAAAGGTTTTCAAATACTTTTTAGAAAGCATTTCAGTAGGTGATTTAAGGGCAATTATGGAATTAGAGAAAAAAGGAATAAAAGATCCTCGTTCAGTTATTGAGAATTTGATTTTAATGGGCCTAATAGAAAGAGGTAATTATTGTTATAACTTGCCTTATCCATTGAGGGTTTATATATCTAAGCAAGGTATTCCTGAAATATAA
- a CDS encoding purine-nucleoside phosphorylase, with amino-acid sequence MKKVYHLDADEVPNRVIIMGDPQRVINLSLLLENPVEISKSRNLFIYKGYYNNKEVALASHGIGGPSAAIVIEELIKLGANVLIRLGTVGSLKKEIDVGDVIIPTGASYWHGGAGLGMYFNNICPPTNPSYDLVYDLIKEINNNQIRYHVGSIFSSDSFYAEKDYIDILIKLNFIGIEMECATLFAISNLRGVKSACSLVTSNNLIKGTKGDYNDVVKRIAKIILNVITSN; translated from the coding sequence ATGAAAAAAGTATATCATTTAGATGCTGATGAGGTCCCAAATAGGGTCATTATTATGGGAGATCCTCAGAGGGTAATTAATTTATCATTATTATTGGAAAATCCTGTTGAAATAAGCAAAAGTAGAAATTTGTTTATTTATAAGGGTTATTATAATAATAAGGAAGTTGCCTTAGCATCTCATGGTATAGGTGGTCCCAGCGCAGCAATAGTTATTGAAGAATTAATTAAATTAGGTGCAAATGTTTTGATTAGATTAGGAACTGTAGGTTCGCTAAAGAAAGAAATTGATGTAGGTGATGTTATAATACCTACAGGTGCTTCATATTGGCATGGTGGTGCAGGGCTTGGAATGTATTTTAATAATATCTGCCCTCCAACAAATCCAAGCTATGATTTAGTTTATGATTTAATTAAAGAAATTAATAATAACCAAATAAGGTATCATGTTGGTTCAATCTTTTCAAGTGATTCATTTTATGCCGAGAAAGATTATATAGATATATTAATAAAATTAAACTTCATAGGAATTGAAATGGAATGCGCGACTTTATTTGCAATTTCAAATCTAAGAGGCGTTAAATCTGCATGTTCATTAGTTACAAGCAATAATTTAATAAAAGGTACAAAAGGGGATTATAATGATGTTGTTAAAAGGATTGCCAAAATAATATTGAATGTCATTACAAGCAATTAA